The following DNA comes from Hordeum vulgare subsp. vulgare chromosome 3H, MorexV3_pseudomolecules_assembly, whole genome shotgun sequence.
TGATCTCTTCCCTATGACCTTGTGAAGACACCAAGCATGTGTACTTAGACACTTCAGGCCAATCCATCGACGCAACAACCTGTGAAAGCTTTAACTTTACTTTGTGGAAGCTGGAACCACGGCGCAAGAACAAAAATATGACATGTCCTCACCTCGGCTATGACCGCCTTCTTGGTCGCCACCTTCGCCCTGGCCGCCTTCTCCGCCTCCCGTCTTGCTCGTCGGCTTCCTCGCGACCGGCTCGGACCGGCTCCTGTTGTACTACTGCTTGGTGCCGACGGTGTCGCTGGCGACGGGGTGGCTGTAGTTGTACTCGGGAGGGAAGTCATCGGAGCGGAAGCGTTAGAGGCCGAGGAAGCGCAGGCGCTCCATCACGGATGACATTTATATAAGGTACGAGGTACTCATGAAGGTCAGCCGCCTTGCTGCCGAGTACCTGGTAGCCAAAGGTGTGCTCCCTCCGGCATCGCTGCAGGGGGTGGTGGTGTTGGGTGGGGCTAGATGTCGCCTAAGCCTCTGTTGCCGACAACATGTTGATGATAACTAAGGTAACCAATGGAGGAGCTATGGGCCATGGTTGGGCAGGCAAGCTAGAGCAAAGCACATGATTTTTTTGCACGCATGACCTATTTCTCTCCCAGGCACCCTGATTTGAAGCATGGTGGATTGTGGTGGAAAAGCTAGCCGAGAGAATGTTTGAATAAGAGCTGCAACTCTTCCACGGGTGGTGGAAAAGCTGGTCGAGAACGAGTTTGAGTAGCAGCCGCAACTCTAGCACTCTGAATTCCCTGAGCTCCCCTCTGGCCTAAGCCATCGTTCTACTTTCGTACAATTAATTTTAATAGAAACTGATTGTTTGTGGACACTATTGTAAAAAAAAGGTAACCATTGGTTGCACCTTGCACGTCACCAAAAATTAGTCTTCAGAGTCAATAAAATTCGCATGGTTAGTCTCAAATTTAAGTTGACAGCTTGATTGCCCAACACAAAACAAAGAACGGTACTGCGCTGTCGACGGCAAAAATTAGCCGATCTTTTTCTTTAAAATTATGCTTTGAACAGTACTACAAAATCATTGGAGGGACAGGAAAACAGACTATGGAGTACTCATCTAATCCCTTAAGTGTTCAGATTCATAAGTAAATCGCCTTAGTTCAGTCCAGGGAAAACTTACAAGATAATTCAACATCATTTGTCTTTTTACGTACACACAATTCAGTAGATTAATTGCCTTCAGTATTTTGCGTCAAGCAATGTTAAGCAGTAATAACGTAGTAGTATAAGCATCATGCAACCAGAATCAAATGGAGAACAGATGAGAAGGAAAGAGAAACTCACCAGTCCAGTCCATGCCGTAAACCTTGACATCCATGGCGTTCAACCGTTTCGCCAGATGATCATACCTCCCACTGCCAAATCGATACACCAAACCATCAGCTACCGGCGACACGATTTACTGTAATTTTTGAGTAAGAAACAGAGAAGAAGGGGACCAAATTCTCAGCACGACGGCGACCTTGGCCTTCTTCCTGGACATTATGAGGGACATCAGAATAAAATACCAGCATTATGAGGGACATCAAACGCATGTGCTGCACACTAGTTTGCTCCAAGAAACAGGGTTATAATCCAAATatacttcttgttcatcttcctcttcttctagcTCCTGTCATTTTTGGGGCTTCTCAAAAATAACTTTAGGCGCGACTAAGTGGCAAACGGGACCAAGACCATAATTATAGCAGCAATAAAGGCCCTGGAATTTCTAGTCTCTCCTTCTCAGCACACATGCCCAATTGTCTATACAACAGAGCAAGAGGAGCTGCTCCCAAATTATACTCTGTTGACTGTCCTAAATTCTGCATAAACTGAAGATACATATCTGGCACTCCATCTCCAGATGTATCAGTAAAGACTATAGAGCCAATGATTTCTAGAACAATTGCTCAAGCATGTGAATTAATCTCCCTATCCATTGGATTGTCCGGCAACACATGAAAGCGTTCCCGCAGTTTACCCAAATTCAAAGAGTAGTGAATCCCTAACAACAATATTATCATCACCTTTTCGCCTTTTTTTTGTTTCATGTGTTGTTCATCCACAAGAATCCCAAGCAACCTCTCAACTAATTCTGACCATGGTGCATCAGCAATACCAACAAGTGGTTTACCATGGATAGGCAGCCCCCACAAACAGCTGACGTCTTGTAACGTAATAGTCATTTCTCAGGTAAGTGAAAAATATTTGTCTCGAGCCGCCAACGCTCTACCAATGCTGATATCAAGTATTTGTCGACCTTAATTTTCCTCATCTTTGCAATTTGATAAAAACCAAGGTTCTCTAAAGCTGGGCTACATAGAGGATCAAATGGGATCCCAACACAATGACACCGTGCGTTTAAGCAAATGTTAGGCTGCATAAATATATACAGAAATCAGTTTAAGCCAACAACTAAGTGTAATAGATCACATGCTGAATCAATTAATACTCACATTTTCCCAAGCATTGGATATTTTATGTTGGCTGTGAGGCATCCATAATAAATCACTGAAACACCCACTTGTATTCATTTGAGTACCCTGTTACAAGATATAAGGAAAAAGTAAGCCAAGTATCAGGTTACACACTTACACACATTAAAATTCAGGAATAGACATTATTTTGTTTTCATGGAGTATCAATAAAAATCTATTTATCAGAAGAAGAGACAAATACCATGCAATAAACAGAAGATATTTGCTAGCATCTATTGCACTGTGCTATTCCATTAGAGATAAGGAAGAACATACAGTTTCAGAGAAAAATTACAGAGCCTACCATGGTGTGCTGCGGCGGGTGATGATTGACACTGCGAACAATGATGGGACGAAGAACGGAACAAATGTGGTGACCGTGGTGGAGAGACAAGAGAAGGGTTGTCAACTCTGTCGGCCTCGCCGCGATGGCGAAACCTAGTTTGACCGTGAGCAGGCGGACAAGGGGATGAGGCAGAGGTGGAAGGCTACCACGAGGTGCGGCGCGAGGGGATCACGCAGAGGCGGCCTTGAGCACGCAGGAAGGCCGCGGCCGCCACCTCGTCCTCGCCTCAAGAGAGCATGCCGGCCGGCCCCATCCTCCCCTGGAACCGGCACCGCCGTCCAGttcgccacctgctggcgcccccgtCCTCCCCTACGACCGGCGTCGTCGTCCCTCACCTCACCCCATGTGGGCCGCAGCGAACGGCCGCCGCGATGCGCCGGCACCCCCGTCCTCCCCTGGAACCGGCACCGCCGTCCTTCGCCTCGCTCACACCCGCTGTAGCCAACGCCCGACACGACGCGAACGGCTGCCGTGACGCACTGGCGCCCCCGTCCTCCCCTGGTACCGACGCCGCCGTCCTTCGTCTCGCTCACGCCCGTCGCAGCCAACGCCCGCCGCGACGCCATGGCTCGTCCACCGGCGGTGCGTACGCCCGGTAGTGGAGAACACGCACGGATAAGGGACCGGTGGAAGacattttttttttttggaaaaacgcCTGCATGCTCCCGGCCATCCCTCTGCTCTGCCCCTCCTCCGTTAGGTCCAGGAGCGATGGCGAGGCTGGCGAGGTCAACGGGGTGAGGCGACACTGGCGATATGgatccccgatccagatcgggtcGGCGAGGCGGCGACGCAATGCAGGGTCCAGCGCGGGACGACGACTGCTCTTGTGGCCGGATCTGGCGAAGAAGGACGATGAGCGGCGGAGCTCCATGGCCATGGCGGTCCTGCGGAACAGGGGAAGAGAGAGACCTCAGATGAGAGAGAGGGAACGGGAGAAAGGAGAAGGAAGGCGCGGCGCGGGCTGCCATGGtcgggatccgggcggaggagctgTCGGTGCTCCGGCGGCGGCAGAGCTCCGGTGAACGCCCACCGGAGGCGGTATCGGGTGTGCGgcttcgggaggaaggagaaggagctcagggctggctcgtggcggcggcggagggcttttttacaaaaaaacaaaacgTTTTCTTCCGCTTACTATAGGATTGCGGCATTATTTCGATAATCCTcaggggcttttttgcaaaaaaaggtCATGACGGACAACAGAAGCGCTGcactctttattattaggggagatttgAGGATGCCGGGTGTAGATGCTCTAATCAAGAGTGAAGTAAGGGTCACCAGTGGGAAGTGGCGGTGCATAGGCCTGACCATGGCATTGCCTCGTTCCTAAACAGAAAGCACCCGTCATTTCCTGCTAGCTGTAGCTCCAGGATGCCGTGACGCCACATACGAACACCCGTCGCCGCCGTCCTGTCGCAGCGGCCCCTTGCGGCCGGCCTGACCTGAACCTGAAACCTTCGTTTCAATCGTTACAGCGACGTCTACATGCTCATCCATCCTCCCAGCCCATGGACGGCGACGCCCCATCAATGCGGCCAGAGGAGGCAGACCCATCAGACCTCCTCTGAGCCCCCAACTGATTTTTGGAGCACACTAATGGCCGAGCGGCCCCGAATCACGGCCCCCCTCCGTCCTTCTCCTTCCCAGCCTGTTGTGTGGCGCAGCCAGCCGCATTCATGCTGCGGCATTAATCAAGGCAGatccacgcacacacacacacacatggatcATGGGTCGATCGCGTCCATCGGCGGCTCCTCGTTTCGATTTCCCAAGCTGCTTCGCCGCAGTGATGGTTGGCGATGGTACCACACGTGCTACAGTTACGGTGCGGCTGCCGCATTCATATGGGCATTCATTCGCGGTGAGGGATGGTACGTACGTAGCCTGTGACCTGTCCCAGCCAGCAATGGCGATCCTGTGGCGGTGGCGGTACCACGCCGGAGATCGCCGCCGGGTCAGGATGGGCTGTCTGTGTGTGTGTACTGGACCCGAGCACCACCCGACCGGCCGGCCCGATGGTTTTAGTACGTACAACTGTTGGATTTGACCCGCCCTAAACCTAGCCGAACCAACGGTTTCTCCCCCGTAAGCCGTAACAGTGGTTCGCTCTGTCCGTGTCTGCGCCTGCACGCTGGCAGATCCGGCACGGAATTGGGCACTTGGACGGGTCATCGTCGGTCATCAGTACCGTGCGTTCATTCCGTAACAGCATGAGATCACTATGTAATGTGTTTTCAGTCTCAGACGGCACGGCACGGCACGGAGTACGTTTGAATTCACTTCAAACAGTCTagctgagtgtgtgtgtgtggttgcatTAGTTAGTCCATCTAATCAACCAAGAGTTAAAAAGGCCACGAGAAAAATAGCACTGCCCGTAGTAGCAAATCACCAGAAACGGGCATGCACCCAGCTCCACGAAGCTCGACCGACCGGTCCATTTCAGCGCACACCGCCACAGCACCCACAACGGCGGTCCTATTTCCCGCTATATATAATCGCGCGCACACAACGGTCATACGTACTACTCGGCCCTGCCACCAGTCcatacaccaccaccaccttccTTGCTCCCGTCCCAAGTGAGCAAAGCAAACACTCGATCACCTCGATGGCGGCTCTGCGGCGGTGCTCCGGGCTTCTGCTGGCGGCGGTGGCGCTGGCGCTGGCGGCGGGGATGGCGGCAGCGCAGGGgccggccggcgcgccggcgccggcggccggGATCAGCTCGGAGTGCATGACCGCGGTGCTCAACATGTCGGACTGCCTGCCGTACGTGGAGAGCGGGAGCAAGACGCGGCACCCGGACAAGGCCTGCTGCCCGGAGCTGGACGGCCTGCTGCAGTCCAACCCCGTCTGCCTCTGCCAGCTGCTCGCCGGCGGCGCCGACTCCTACGGCATCAGCGTCGACTACAAGCGCGCCATGGCGCTGCCCGGCGTCTGCCGCCTCAACGCGCCGCCCCTGAGCGCCTGCGCAGGTAACGTATCCTTCCTTTCTTTTCTGCCGGCGCCTTGCTCCATACTGTCGCATTTCGTGCTTAAACAGTATACATGGACtttcctcaaaaaaaaaaagttacATGGACGAAAAGCAGAAGCATTTACAAGGGTTACTGATCTGTCTAAGAGATTTTATCTTCAAGCGGGTAATAATAGAACATGAAAAATCGTGAAATATTTACTCATGCCAATCTGTACCCAAGCAGGAGTAGTTTACTGAAAGAAGTGCTACGGTCTAAGAATAACCTTGTCAGAGTATTTCTTGTCCAACACACTGAATTCTTATGGTACAATGATTTAGCAATCGAATTTCACCGAGTTATCCTGCAAGAAAAGAACACACTGAATTTTGGATGTACAGCAACAGTCGTAACTTATTAATAACAGAGACACAAAAAATGCAGCTTTTGGAGTCCCCGTGGGGCCTTCTTCCGCGCCATTGACAGGAGTCTCTCCATCAGCTACAGGGCCACAGATGCCTGGTAAGCCATCACTACTCTGCTTTGCCTTGGTTCTTCGGTCCTTTTTTACTACAGCACCTCTTTACCAGTTTTACTTGGCATGATTGCATTGAACACATCAACATAAAAGTGTCttacaatgaggcatccacagtcTATTGGTCTTTGAATGACGGAGGTATTCACACTAACGCGTGTATTGCACACATCAGTCATCAAAAGTTATAATAACTCCTTTACTAGTGCTCCAATTTTTCTTTGGCGTGACTATTTGCAAATTCTACTTCAGAGAACAGCTCTTACAGTAGCATGTCTTGTTTATATAGTACTAGTATTAGAATTTGGTATAATTCACCATCGCACATATACACTGCTAACTCTGGCTGCCTCCTGCAGAGAACCCGCCGTCCGGAACGCCGTCCAAGTCCAAGTCCCACGCCCCCGGCC
Coding sequences within:
- the LOC123444679 gene encoding non-specific lipid transfer protein GPI-anchored 2-like; its protein translation is MAALRRCSGLLLAAVALALAAGMAAAQGPAGAPAPAAGISSECMTAVLNMSDCLPYVESGSKTRHPDKACCPELDGLLQSNPVCLCQLLAGGADSYGISVDYKRAMALPGVCRLNAPPLSACAAFGVPVGPSSAPLTGVSPSATGPQMPENPPSGTPSKSKSHAPGRLTGGGLVALAALPLAITAAAMF